A portion of the Streptomyces sp. YPW6 genome contains these proteins:
- a CDS encoding LamG-like jellyroll fold domain-containing protein, which yields MFDHVQCLAGWRHPRLFDEDDALRRQHPRPRALFRALTCAAALLIPVGAAVVPTAAAAPAAPAGATVRAFAADDPVADVHGLKGEYFSMSAPGARDFAELGATTLDPDINFPGLTGAFESATGRTEHTTARWTGQIEAPETGEYTFWAVGDNGFRLFLDGNVVIDHWEPDWDNERHSEPIALTAGEKYDVKLEMFQDTGGASMFLRWQSDTVGKQIVPESAFTPPADFEVYPVALSVARNGKRLQATFRDRVADYRKVKEHLTIEADTSPMPVKSVNRASDNPNALIVELDAPVQKGQRVKVAYDGKGGLTSGSETVPEIGRTAENLSTHRLTTTWGDRLDENHPLPEYPRPQQVRDQWKNLNGPWEFAGAAEGEQPVFGKKLDEKIIVPFPVESQLSGLERDEDHMFYRKLVTVPKSWSIAKGSRDGKGDAGGRGKRLKLNFDAVDYRSTVWVNGTKVAEHTGGYTGFSADITDALQGGGPQEIVVAVTDTTGPNQPKGKQSTSPGGIVYTPTSGIWQTVWMEPVAPAAIDSLTTTPDIGTGRLAVTVNSAKASADARITAVARDRGGRVVGTVSGPANRELGLRLKNQHLWSPDDPYLYDLDVSLVDGRSEDRVESYFGMRQLKVDEVGGYQKLVLNGKPFFSLAMLDQGFWPDGLYTQPSDAALTFDLKAQKNLGFNAVRKHIKVESPRWYYHADRLGLLVWQDFVNADIGNDAGRSAFLAQGKELMKQFHNHPSISGWIVFNEGWGEWDRTETGRIADEVEALDPSRVVNAHSGVNCCASKGDSGKGGIIDHHDYLNNDPAFPDERRAAMDGEHGGFTLRTPGHLWPGAPADIYSGVADKDALTAKYVDNTRTHYLAAAGAELSGSVYTQVSDLENELNGFWTYDRREIKVDPRKVREINRRVIAAGAGAGERDDLEGGGSWSLDENKGTTARDSGPNKAHLTLEGGSSWAPGITGSALKFDGEGGYAQSAGPVVDTTKDYTVSAWASLDAVPGNYATVVSQDGRRTENPFYLQYGQGAFAFSTPGGKRARLETVPQTGRWYHLVGVREGDAITLYVDGKTAATAEAGPADVSTGPLSVGRARYGGATTDFWNGSVDQVEVFDKALTAEEVSALHDRQKP from the coding sequence ATGTTCGACCATGTGCAGTGCCTCGCAGGTTGGAGGCACCCCCGGCTCTTCGACGAGGACGACGCCTTGAGACGACAACACCCGCGCCCCCGTGCCCTGTTCAGGGCCCTGACCTGCGCTGCGGCGCTGCTCATACCGGTCGGCGCCGCCGTGGTGCCGACGGCGGCCGCCGCGCCCGCCGCTCCGGCCGGAGCCACCGTGAGGGCCTTCGCGGCGGACGACCCGGTCGCCGACGTGCACGGGCTGAAGGGCGAGTACTTCAGCATGTCCGCCCCGGGCGCCCGCGACTTCGCCGAGCTCGGCGCCACCACCCTCGACCCCGACATCAACTTCCCCGGACTCACCGGTGCGTTCGAGTCGGCGACCGGGAGGACCGAGCACACGACGGCCCGGTGGACCGGACAGATCGAGGCCCCCGAGACCGGCGAATACACCTTCTGGGCCGTCGGCGACAACGGATTCCGGCTCTTCCTCGATGGCAACGTTGTCATCGACCACTGGGAGCCGGACTGGGACAACGAGCGGCACAGCGAGCCGATCGCCCTGACGGCGGGGGAGAAGTACGACGTCAAGCTGGAGATGTTCCAGGACACCGGCGGCGCCAGCATGTTCCTGCGCTGGCAGAGCGACACGGTCGGGAAGCAGATCGTCCCCGAGTCCGCCTTCACCCCGCCCGCCGACTTCGAGGTCTACCCGGTCGCCCTGAGCGTCGCGCGGAACGGCAAGCGCCTCCAGGCCACCTTCAGGGACCGGGTCGCGGACTACCGGAAGGTGAAGGAGCACCTCACGATCGAGGCCGACACCTCCCCGATGCCGGTGAAGTCGGTGAATCGCGCCTCGGACAACCCGAACGCTCTGATCGTCGAACTCGACGCGCCCGTGCAGAAGGGCCAGCGCGTCAAGGTCGCCTACGACGGCAAGGGCGGCCTGACGTCCGGGTCCGAGACCGTCCCGGAGATCGGCCGCACCGCTGAGAACCTCTCCACGCACCGCCTCACCACCACCTGGGGAGACCGGCTGGACGAGAACCACCCGCTGCCCGAGTACCCCCGGCCGCAGCAGGTCCGCGATCAGTGGAAGAACCTCAACGGCCCCTGGGAGTTCGCCGGGGCCGCCGAGGGTGAGCAGCCGGTCTTCGGCAAGAAGCTCGACGAGAAGATCATCGTGCCGTTCCCCGTCGAATCCCAGCTCTCCGGGCTGGAGCGCGACGAGGACCACATGTTCTACCGCAAGCTCGTCACCGTTCCGAAGAGCTGGTCGATCGCCAAGGGCTCCCGAGACGGCAAGGGTGACGCCGGTGGCCGGGGCAAGCGGCTGAAGCTCAACTTCGACGCGGTCGACTACCGGTCCACCGTGTGGGTCAACGGCACCAAGGTCGCCGAACACACCGGCGGCTACACCGGGTTCAGCGCCGACATCACCGACGCGCTCCAGGGCGGCGGCCCCCAGGAGATCGTCGTCGCGGTCACCGACACGACCGGTCCGAACCAGCCGAAGGGCAAGCAGTCCACCAGCCCCGGCGGCATCGTCTACACCCCGACCTCCGGCATCTGGCAGACCGTGTGGATGGAGCCCGTCGCCCCCGCGGCCATCGACTCCCTGACCACCACCCCGGACATCGGCACCGGCCGCCTCGCGGTCACGGTCAACTCCGCGAAGGCCTCGGCCGACGCCCGGATCACCGCCGTCGCCCGCGACCGCGGGGGCAGGGTCGTCGGCACGGTGAGCGGCCCCGCCAACCGCGAGCTCGGCCTGCGGCTCAAGAACCAGCACCTCTGGTCGCCCGACGACCCCTACCTGTACGACCTCGACGTCTCCCTCGTCGACGGCCGCTCCGAGGACCGTGTCGAAAGCTACTTCGGCATGCGGCAGCTGAAGGTCGACGAGGTGGGCGGCTACCAGAAGCTCGTCCTCAACGGAAAGCCGTTCTTCTCCCTCGCCATGCTCGACCAGGGATTCTGGCCCGACGGGCTGTACACCCAGCCCAGCGATGCGGCGCTCACCTTCGACCTGAAGGCCCAGAAGAACCTCGGCTTCAACGCCGTGCGCAAGCACATCAAGGTCGAGTCGCCGCGCTGGTACTACCATGCCGACCGGCTCGGGCTGCTCGTCTGGCAGGACTTCGTCAACGCCGACATCGGCAACGACGCCGGCCGGAGCGCCTTCCTCGCGCAGGGCAAGGAGTTGATGAAGCAGTTCCACAACCACCCCTCCATCAGCGGCTGGATCGTCTTCAACGAGGGATGGGGCGAGTGGGACCGCACGGAGACCGGACGGATCGCCGATGAGGTCGAGGCGCTGGACCCGTCCCGCGTGGTCAACGCGCACAGTGGCGTCAACTGCTGCGCCTCCAAGGGTGATTCCGGCAAGGGTGGGATCATCGACCACCACGACTACCTGAACAACGACCCGGCCTTCCCGGACGAGCGGCGCGCGGCGATGGACGGCGAGCACGGCGGCTTCACGCTGCGGACCCCCGGTCACCTGTGGCCCGGAGCCCCGGCCGACATCTACTCCGGCGTGGCGGACAAGGACGCCCTCACCGCGAAGTACGTCGACAACACCCGTACCCACTACCTCGCGGCCGCCGGCGCCGAACTGTCCGGCTCCGTCTACACCCAGGTCAGCGATCTGGAGAACGAGCTCAACGGGTTCTGGACGTACGACCGCCGAGAGATCAAGGTCGACCCGAGGAAGGTCCGCGAGATCAACCGCCGGGTCATCGCAGCCGGGGCCGGCGCCGGCGAGCGTGATGATCTGGAGGGCGGCGGTTCCTGGTCGCTCGACGAGAACAAGGGCACGACCGCCCGCGACAGCGGCCCCAACAAGGCCCATCTCACGCTGGAGGGCGGTTCGTCCTGGGCCCCGGGCATCACGGGCTCGGCGCTGAAGTTCGACGGCGAGGGGGGCTACGCACAGAGCGCCGGCCCGGTCGTGGACACCACGAAGGACTACACCGTCTCCGCGTGGGCCTCGCTCGACGCCGTACCGGGCAACTACGCCACCGTCGTCAGCCAGGACGGCCGGCGCACCGAGAACCCCTTCTACCTCCAGTACGGCCAGGGGGCCTTCGCCTTCTCCACCCCGGGCGGCAAGCGCGCCCGTCTGGAGACCGTCCCGCAGACGGGGAGGTGGTACCACCTGGTCGGCGTGCGCGAGGGCGACGCGATCACGCTGTACGTCGACGGGAAGACCGCCGCCACCGCCGAGGCCGGGCCGGCCGACGTGAGCACCGGACCGCTCTCCGTCGGGCGGGCCCGGTACGGCGGTGCCACGACCGACTTCTGGAACGGCTCCGTCGACCAGGTCGAGGTGTTCGACAAGGCCCTGACCGCGGAGGAGGTCTCCGCGCTCCACGACCGTCAAAAGCCGTAG
- a CDS encoding alpha/beta hydrolase produces the protein MRRRRLAPLVAVSALATLAPALVTSTATAAPAAAPSAGTSSAVSSPAATSGLDRYVKQKPAWKRCAPEVSAAYQCATVKVPLDYRKPGGKRIELAISRIRTAEPGKRRGILLSNPGGPGGDGLWMPLMMKEELPESVLKRYDLVGFDPRGVGRSSPVSCDLTPEQENWLRPYKAETYAKDVAWARTVADKCRKRMGNRLPHITTRNTARDMDLVRAVLGEKRISYFGYSYGTYLGAVYAQLFPARADRFVLDSAVDPRRAWRGMIQWWAEGAEPAFDRWTEWAAARSKTYGLGDTPKKVDRTFWDLVARADEDPIEVDGQPTSGDDIRQGMRALAFTPQAASEAVVELKKAAQGRPASARKLSLITEGGATGAPEWAGRAALAAEAPADNMTAAFWAVVCGDNSAAWSRDPRTYRRDAIEDKGRYPLFGDFASSIKPCAFWRKSAEPVTAVRNRVGSLVVQNEWDSQTPLPSGRALHAQLRGSKMVTVLGGEGHGVYPSGTTCTDGAVNRYLATGRLPAKDVTCRATAASNARAREDRKPDVLPGSPVPERAPDRF, from the coding sequence GTGCGCAGACGACGTCTCGCGCCTCTGGTGGCCGTGAGCGCCTTGGCGACGCTGGCCCCGGCGCTCGTCACCTCGACGGCCACCGCGGCCCCGGCTGCCGCCCCCTCGGCCGGGACCTCCTCGGCCGTCTCCTCACCCGCCGCCACGAGCGGGCTCGACCGGTATGTGAAGCAGAAGCCCGCGTGGAAGCGGTGCGCCCCGGAAGTGTCGGCGGCGTACCAGTGCGCCACCGTCAAGGTCCCGCTGGACTACCGGAAGCCCGGAGGCAAGCGGATCGAGCTGGCGATATCCCGGATCAGAACCGCCGAGCCCGGCAAGCGGCGCGGCATCCTCCTCTCCAACCCCGGTGGACCCGGTGGCGACGGGCTGTGGATGCCGCTGATGATGAAGGAGGAGCTGCCCGAGTCCGTGCTGAAGCGCTACGACCTGGTCGGCTTCGACCCGCGCGGTGTCGGCCGCTCCAGCCCGGTCTCCTGCGACCTGACGCCGGAACAGGAGAACTGGCTGAGGCCGTACAAGGCGGAGACGTACGCCAAGGACGTCGCGTGGGCGCGCACGGTGGCGGACAAGTGCCGCAAGAGGATGGGGAACCGGCTCCCGCACATCACGACCCGCAACACCGCGCGCGACATGGATCTGGTGCGGGCGGTCCTCGGCGAGAAGAGGATCTCCTACTTCGGCTACTCCTACGGCACCTATCTGGGAGCCGTCTACGCCCAGCTCTTCCCGGCCCGCGCCGACCGGTTCGTGCTGGACAGCGCGGTCGACCCGCGGCGTGCCTGGCGGGGGATGATCCAGTGGTGGGCCGAAGGCGCGGAACCCGCCTTCGACCGGTGGACCGAATGGGCCGCCGCGCGCTCGAAGACGTACGGCCTCGGCGACACCCCGAAGAAGGTCGACCGGACCTTCTGGGATCTCGTCGCGCGGGCCGACGAGGACCCGATCGAGGTGGACGGACAGCCCACCAGCGGCGACGACATCCGTCAGGGGATGCGCGCACTGGCCTTCACCCCGCAGGCCGCCTCCGAGGCGGTCGTGGAGCTGAAGAAGGCCGCGCAGGGCAGGCCCGCCTCCGCGCGGAAGCTCTCCCTGATCACCGAAGGCGGCGCTACCGGTGCGCCCGAGTGGGCCGGAAGGGCCGCGCTCGCCGCCGAGGCCCCCGCCGACAACATGACGGCCGCCTTCTGGGCCGTGGTGTGCGGCGACAACTCGGCCGCGTGGTCACGCGATCCGAGGACCTACCGGCGGGACGCCATCGAGGACAAGGGCCGCTACCCCCTCTTCGGGGACTTCGCCTCCAGCATCAAGCCCTGCGCGTTCTGGAGGAAGTCCGCCGAGCCGGTGACCGCGGTCAGGAACAGGGTCGGCTCCCTCGTCGTCCAGAACGAGTGGGACTCGCAGACCCCGCTGCCCAGCGGCCGGGCCCTGCACGCCCAGCTGCGGGGCTCGAAGATGGTCACGGTCCTCGGCGGCGAGGGCCACGGTGTCTACCCGAGCGGCACCACCTGCACGGACGGCGCGGTCAACCGCTACCTGGCCACTGGCAGGCTGCCCGCGAAGGACGTGACCTGCAGGGCGACCGCCGCGTCGAACGCCCGGGCCCGCGAGGACCGGAAGCCGGACGTGCTCCCCGGGTCGCCGGTCCCGGAACGCGCCCCGGACCGCTTCTGA